The following proteins are encoded in a genomic region of Salvelinus namaycush isolate Seneca chromosome 12, SaNama_1.0, whole genome shotgun sequence:
- the LOC120056550 gene encoding tripartite motif-containing protein 16-like, with amino-acid sequence MAESNFPLPPDGYTCLLCADMLRDPVTISCGDTYCLECIKIYWDQYDHLGVYSCPQCRATFSPRPVLRRNVPNVTQELKLQPFPYLQRDSLCDFCVGRRSKAVKSCLMCLAYYCETHVKPHYESATFKRHKLVDETGHLDRKICPQHQKGLELFCRSDQMCICVLCTVREHRSHNIISAEEERAEKQKNLAVTQSEVQHIIQERMKELQELRHNVDVLKSNAQRVISDSDKIFSEMLQAVERWHVEVSQLTKANMQVAMSQAEGYVERLEQEILELQRKDVELRQILDTEDNIHFLQSFPTLCVPPEPTVPKVLINPQFSFGEITKTATDMKEHLDDICKKELSQISKLVSDTPVYILSPRGGDKQFKAPSRADFQEPKTRADFLRYSCPLTFDPNTAYKELVLFEGNHKVMRKKTVQFYPDHPERFDGFSQVLCRESLGGFRYYWEAEWSGEFSIGVAYKSISRKSKNSHSLLGYNDKSWSLLCSDSGYSAWHNKMDKDLPEAPRATRVGVYLDYTANTVAFYSVSEAMELIHKFKAQFSEPLYAGFGVGSSVSLCQLKENLQPYRAQ; translated from the exons ATGGCTGAGTCTAACTTCCCCCTGCCTCCAGATGGCTACACATGTCTTCTGTGTGCAGACATGCTGCGAGACCCCGTCACCATCTCCTGTGGAGACACCTACTGCCTGGAGTGCATCAAGATCTACTGGGACCAGTACGACCACCTGGGGGTGTACAGCTGCCCCCAGTGCCGGGCCACTTTCAGCCCTCGCCCCGTGCTGAGGCGCAATGTGCCCAACGTGACCCAGGAGCTTAAGCTGCAGCCCTTCCCCTACCTCCAGAGGGATTCACTGTGTGACTTCTGTGTAGGCCGCCGCAGCAAGGCTGTCAAGTCCTGCCTGATGTGCCTGGCCTACTACTGCGAGACACACGTCAAGCCTCACTACGAGTCGGCCACCTTCAAGAGGCACAAGCTGGTGGATGAGACGGGTCACCTGGACAGGAAAATCTGTCCGCAGCACCAGAAGGGCCTGGAGCTCTTCTGTCGCTCGGACCAGATGTGTATCTGTGTGCTGTGTACCGTCAGGGAGCACCGCAGCCACAACATAATTTCTGCTGAGGAGGAGCGAGCTGAGAAACAG AAAAACCTGGCAgtgacccagtctgaggtccagcaCATCATTCAGGAGCGGATGAAGGAACTGCAGGAGTTGAGACACAATGTTGACGTTCTCAAG AGCAATGCCCAGCGGGTGATATCGGACAGTGATAAGATCTTCAGTGAGATGTTGCAGGCAGTGGAGCGATGGCACGTTGAGGTGAGCCAGCTGACCAAGGCCAACATGCAGGTGGCCATGTCACAGGCTGAGGGATACGTGGAGCGGCTGGAGCAGGAGATCCTGGAGCTGCAGCGCAAAGATGTTGAGCTGCGCCAGATCCTGGACACAGAGGACAACATCCACTTCCTACAG AGTTTCCCCACGCTGTGTGTTCCTCCTGAGCCCACGGTGCCCAAAGTACTAATCAACCCCCAGTTCTCCTTCGGAGAGATCACGAAGACTGCCACCGACATGAAGGAGCATCTAGATGACATCTGTAAGAAGGAGCTGAGCCAAATCTCCAAGCTAG TAAGTGATACCCCTGTGTACATACTTTCACCAAGAGGTGGAGACAAACAATTCAAAG CACCCTCCAGGGCAGATTTTCAGGAACCCAAAACTAGAGCAGACTTCTTGAGAT ATTCCTGTCCGCTCACCTTTGACCCCAACACAGCCTACAAAGAACTGGTTCTGTTTGAGGGGAACCACAAAGTAATGCGGAAGAAGACAGTCCAGTTTTACCCGGACCACCCCGAGCGATTCGATGGCTTCTCCCAGGTTCTATGCAGGGAGTCACTGGGTGGGTTCAGGTACTACTGGGAAGCAGAGTGGAGCGGGGAGTTCTCCATCGGAGTGGCCTACAAGAGCATAAGCCGCAAGAGTAAGAACTCTCACAGTCTGCTGGGCTACAACGACAAGTCCTGGAGCCTGCTCTGCTCTGACTCGGGCTACTCCGCATGGCACAACAAGATGGACAAAGACCTGCCAGAGGCCCCGCGGGCCACACGGGTTGGAGTGTACCTGGACTACACTGCCAACACGGTGGCCTTCTACTCTGTGTCAGAGGCCATGGAGCTGATCCACAAATTCAAGGCCCAGTTCTCTGAGCCCCTGTATGCAGGCTTTGGAGTGGGTTCTTCCGTGTCCCTCTGCCAACTAAAGGAGAACCTCCAACCTTACCGAGCACAGTGA
- the LOC120057153 gene encoding zinc finger protein with KRAB and SCAN domains 1-like isoform X2 — protein MTTGRDKDPEDWVARLAGLLQEETQKKSQPIRPQGLTNASQTRVQGQMWTVEDKSRQDFLSLRYDTQKGARELGQRLDSAAKHWLRPDLRTAAQVEQCVAMEQFLSLLPKEAGAWVQKQQPRDMEEAISMAEQRLGSGVFTVSSPAPTQTDTAQSSTEAQEQGSVKMQSTSDQPDALTKSFLNQLETVKLESVHFSLEIPDVGMTSYQEEQDEHKRGPEEGSIFVCKQEVEDPDWHQESAPPEPIQMSVRTTEHESMSVDTPYIFLPRNNPLSSTMYTHPTPTVSSQIPSPQSPPPLAPDAYHSHVQDSPVIDGLRSNASSDETDLTARYTRLISEDGQLTWGTLSGVPSPSFHTRPPSPSPSHQCPDCGCCFAQQRNLEEHRNIHTGARPFVCGVCGKAFCHRRTLNKHTRIHSWERPFQCTDCGQTFKLKDTMKRHQVSHSKPGTGPGARHLSHSR, from the exons ATGACAACAGGGAGAGATAAAGACCCGGAGGACTGGGTTGCtaggctggctgggctgctgcAAGAGGAGACACAGAAGAAGAGTCAACCGATCAGACCTCAGGGGTTGACTAATGCCTCCCAGACCAGGGTACAGGGACAGATGTGGACTGTGGAGGACAAGAGCAGGCAGGACTTCCTGTCCCTGAGGTACGACACCCAAAAGGGAGCCAGAGAGCTGGGGCAGAGGCTTGACTCAGCTGCTAAGCACTGGCTTAGGCCTGACCTAAGGACTGCTGCACAAGTAGAGCAGTGTGTTGCCATGGAGCAGTTTCTGTCCCTGTTGCCAAAGGAGGCTGGTGCCTGGGTGCAAAAGCAGCAGCCCAGGGATATGGAGGAAGCAATCAGCATGGCTGAGCAGCGGCTTGGGTCTGGGGTCTTCACCGTCTCTTCGCCTGCccctacacagacagacacagcacaGAGCTCAACAGAGGCACAAGAACAAGG gAGTGTCAAGATGCAGAGCACCAGTGATCAGCCAGATGCTTTGACCAAGTCATTTCTCAACCAGCTGGAGACAGTTAAACTGGAGTCTGTCCATTTCAGCCTGGAGATTCCTGACGTGGGGATGACCAGCTATCAGGAGGAGCAGGACGAGCATAAGAGGGGCCCAGAGGAAGGGTCCATCTTTGTGTGTAAGCAGGAAGTGGAAGATCCTGACTGGCATCAGGAGAGTGCTCCTCCAGAGCCCATCCAAATGTCTGTGAGAACAACAGAACATGAAAGCATGTCTGTGGACACGCCTTACATCTTCCTTCCCAGAAAcaaccctctctcctccaccatgTACACGCATCCAACACCCACAGTGTCCAGTCAGATCCCCTCCCCACAGTCACCCCCACCCCTAGCTCCTGACGCCTATCATTCACATGTCCAGGACAGCCCAGTGATAGACGGACTGCGGAGTAATGCTTCTAGTGACGAGACTGATCTTACTGCCAGGTACACAAGGCTAATCTCTGAAGATGGACAGTTGACCTGGGGGACCCTCTCGGGTGTTCCTTCACCCTCCTTCCACACTCGCCCGCCATCACCCTCGCCCTCCCATCAGTGCCCAGACTGTGGCTGCTGCTTCGCCCAGCAGAGGAACCTGGAGGAGCACAGGAACATTCACACGGGAGCGAGGCCCTTCGTCTGTGGGGTGTGTGGGAAGGCCTTCTGCCACCGCCGCACCctcaacaaacacacacgcatccACTCCTGGGAGAGACCCTTTCAATGTACTGACTGTGGACAGACCTTCAAACTCAAAGACACCATGAAGAGGCACCAGGTTTCCCACAGCAAGCCAGGGACAGGGCCAGGGGCACGTCACCTCTCTCACTCACGTTGA
- the LOC120057154 gene encoding NF-kappa-B inhibitor alpha-like, with protein sequence MAGIQPRCDFGKQHARPILGFGLDKHETLGTSAPDDWCDSGLECLSGTALSLDDSFSNETSKTWGPRSPHTASYSSLDDTDKHPMDFSSLGGGERLDSAIGDSITDETVGSISQGLGTMHLNEPVISYTVDDCGRQAAPSLEEERQRRDEMLNTLNFVSEDGDTALHLALIHEHWAFVQYLLGVIALDRSWVPYLDIQNHLGQTALHLAVIVDQSQCVRGLLWGGASAELQERGGNTPLHLAVRELRQDCVREITSNCQSTDYLHVTNYSGVSALHLAVQRGKEDIISMLIEAGADVNQRDPGSGRSPLHWAVESQSPRVVQLLLQRGANVDQPSYAGHTALYCSLHRPNKEVQALLKAGGASDTQAQDEEERESEEEFDDVVINGQRVH encoded by the exons ATGGCTGGTATTCAGCCCAGGTGCGATTTTGGAAAGCAGCATGCACGGCCTATACTTGGCTTCGGGCTTGACAAACACGAAACTCTGGGTACTTCTGCACCGGATGATTGGTGCGACAGTGGGCTAGAATGTCTGAGTGGAACAGCGCTGAGCCTGGATGACTCCTTCAGCAATGAGACATCCAAAACCTGGGGGCCCAGGTCCCCTCACACGGCCTCCTACTCCTCACTGGATGACACTGACAAGCACCCTATGGACTTTAGTTCACTGGGTGGTGGAGAGAGGTTGGACTCCGCTATAGGGGACTCAATTACAGATGAGACGGTGGGGAGTATATCACAGGGGCTGGGGACCATGCACCTGAATGAACCAGTTATCAGTTACACAGTCGATGACTGTGGGAGGCAAGCAGCACCGAGCCTGGAGGAggaaagacagaggagagacgaGATGCTCAACACACTGAACTTTGTGTCTGAGGATGGAGACAC GGCTCTTCACTTGGCTCTTATCCACGAGCACTGGGCCTTCGTACAATACTTACTGGGGGTGATAGCTCTGGACAGGAGCTGGGTGCCTTACCTGGACATCCAGAACCACTTGGGACAG ACTGCCCTCCACCTGGCTGTCATAGTGGACCAGTCCCAGTGTGTGCGGGGGCTGCTGTGGGGCGGTGCGAGTGCTGAGctccaggagagaggagggaacacaCCGCTGCACTTGGCTGTCAGGGAGTTGAGGCAGGACTGTGTACGAGAGATCACCTCCAACTGCCAGAGCACCGACTATCTACACGTCACCAACTACTCAG GGGTGAGTGCACTGCATTTGGCAGTACAGAGGGGCAAGGAGGACATAATCAGCATGCTGATTGAGGCAGGAGCTGATGTTAACCAGAGG GACCCAGGCTCAGGCCGTTCCCCTCTCCACTGGGCCGTGGAGTCCCAGAGCCCCAGGGTGGTGCAGTTACTGCTGCAGAGGGGAGCCAATGTAGACCAGCCCTCCTATGCAGGCCACACAGCCCTCTACTGCTCCCTGCACAGGCCCAACAAGGAGGTACAGGCCCTGCTCAAGGCTGGAGGGGCCTCTGACACACAGGCCCAGGacgaagaggagagggagagtgaagag GAGTTTGATGACGTTGTTATCAATGGACAACGAGTGCACTAA
- the LOC120056548 gene encoding tubulin polymerization-promoting protein family member 3-like, which translates to MAEGSVSEAEVETAFKKFAIHGDTKANGKEMNGKNFAKLCKDCRVIDGKNVTATDVDIVFTKVKAKTARVITFEQFSQALSELAPKRFKGKGQEEALQQLYGLIAGKEPSNAGVTKVAKAAAVDRLTNTTKFTGAHKERFDETGKGKGKAGREEIPDASGYVGAYKGKGTYEDKVKEA; encoded by the exons ATGGCAGAGGGCTCAGTATCAGAAGCAGAGGTGGAGACGGCCTTCAAGAAGTTTGCCATTCATGGGGACACCAAGGCTAATGGGAAGGAGATGAATGGCAAGAACTTTGCCAAACTCTGCAAGGACTGCCGGGTCATCGACGGCAAGAACGTCACCGCCACCGACGTGGACATCGTCTTCACTAAAGTCAA GGCGAAGACAGCTCGTGTGATCACCTTTGAGCAATTCAGCCAGGCCCTGTCAGAGTTGGCCCCAAAACGTTTTAAAGGGAAGGGCCAGGAGGAGGCGCTGCAGCAGCTCTATGGCCTCATAGCAGGGAAGGAGCCCTCCAACGCGGGCGTCACC AAAGTGGCCAAGGCAGCGGCGGTGGACAGACTGACAAACACCACCAAATTCACGGGGGCACACAAGGAGCGTTTTGACGAGACTGGCAAAGGGAAGGGCAAGGCTGGGCGAGAGGAGATCCCAGATGCCAGTGGCTATGTGGGGGCCTACAAGGGGAAGGGCACCTATGAGGATAAGGTCAAGGAAGCATAG
- the LOC120057153 gene encoding zinc finger and SCAN domain-containing protein 21-like isoform X1 → MNVVEFLVSLLDVHKQQLTALTRQGEIQAKVLSQLVKDGLTKTLDRSSLQDEEEQRRPGMTTGRDKDPEDWVARLAGLLQEETQKKSQPIRPQGLTNASQTRVQGQMWTVEDKSRQDFLSLRYDTQKGARELGQRLDSAAKHWLRPDLRTAAQVEQCVAMEQFLSLLPKEAGAWVQKQQPRDMEEAISMAEQRLGSGVFTVSSPAPTQTDTAQSSTEAQEQGSVKMQSTSDQPDALTKSFLNQLETVKLESVHFSLEIPDVGMTSYQEEQDEHKRGPEEGSIFVCKQEVEDPDWHQESAPPEPIQMSVRTTEHESMSVDTPYIFLPRNNPLSSTMYTHPTPTVSSQIPSPQSPPPLAPDAYHSHVQDSPVIDGLRSNASSDETDLTARYTRLISEDGQLTWGTLSGVPSPSFHTRPPSPSPSHQCPDCGCCFAQQRNLEEHRNIHTGARPFVCGVCGKAFCHRRTLNKHTRIHSWERPFQCTDCGQTFKLKDTMKRHQVSHSKPGTGPGARHLSHSR, encoded by the exons ATGAATGTGGTTGAGTTCCTGGTGTCCCTGCTGGATGTGCATAAACAACAGCTGACAGCGCTGACCAGACAGGGGGAGATCCAGGCCAAGGTCCTCAGCCAGCTGGTCAAGGATGGTTTAACCAAAACCCTTGACCGGTCTTCACTGCAGGATGAAGAGGAACAGAGAAGGCCTGGGATGACAACAGGGAGAGATAAAGACCCGGAGGACTGGGTTGCtaggctggctgggctgctgcAAGAGGAGACACAGAAGAAGAGTCAACCGATCAGACCTCAGGGGTTGACTAATGCCTCCCAGACCAGGGTACAGGGACAGATGTGGACTGTGGAGGACAAGAGCAGGCAGGACTTCCTGTCCCTGAGGTACGACACCCAAAAGGGAGCCAGAGAGCTGGGGCAGAGGCTTGACTCAGCTGCTAAGCACTGGCTTAGGCCTGACCTAAGGACTGCTGCACAAGTAGAGCAGTGTGTTGCCATGGAGCAGTTTCTGTCCCTGTTGCCAAAGGAGGCTGGTGCCTGGGTGCAAAAGCAGCAGCCCAGGGATATGGAGGAAGCAATCAGCATGGCTGAGCAGCGGCTTGGGTCTGGGGTCTTCACCGTCTCTTCGCCTGCccctacacagacagacacagcacaGAGCTCAACAGAGGCACAAGAACAAGG gAGTGTCAAGATGCAGAGCACCAGTGATCAGCCAGATGCTTTGACCAAGTCATTTCTCAACCAGCTGGAGACAGTTAAACTGGAGTCTGTCCATTTCAGCCTGGAGATTCCTGACGTGGGGATGACCAGCTATCAGGAGGAGCAGGACGAGCATAAGAGGGGCCCAGAGGAAGGGTCCATCTTTGTGTGTAAGCAGGAAGTGGAAGATCCTGACTGGCATCAGGAGAGTGCTCCTCCAGAGCCCATCCAAATGTCTGTGAGAACAACAGAACATGAAAGCATGTCTGTGGACACGCCTTACATCTTCCTTCCCAGAAAcaaccctctctcctccaccatgTACACGCATCCAACACCCACAGTGTCCAGTCAGATCCCCTCCCCACAGTCACCCCCACCCCTAGCTCCTGACGCCTATCATTCACATGTCCAGGACAGCCCAGTGATAGACGGACTGCGGAGTAATGCTTCTAGTGACGAGACTGATCTTACTGCCAGGTACACAAGGCTAATCTCTGAAGATGGACAGTTGACCTGGGGGACCCTCTCGGGTGTTCCTTCACCCTCCTTCCACACTCGCCCGCCATCACCCTCGCCCTCCCATCAGTGCCCAGACTGTGGCTGCTGCTTCGCCCAGCAGAGGAACCTGGAGGAGCACAGGAACATTCACACGGGAGCGAGGCCCTTCGTCTGTGGGGTGTGTGGGAAGGCCTTCTGCCACCGCCGCACCctcaacaaacacacacgcatccACTCCTGGGAGAGACCCTTTCAATGTACTGACTGTGGACAGACCTTCAAACTCAAAGACACCATGAAGAGGCACCAGGTTTCCCACAGCAAGCCAGGGACAGGGCCAGGGGCACGTCACCTCTCTCACTCACGTTGA